The following proteins come from a genomic window of Burkholderia stabilis:
- a CDS encoding LysR family transcriptional regulator, translating into MAAFLHGLALRYFVEVARTGSISDASARLHVAVSAISRQITKLESELGAPLFERRPRGMALSEAGERLLAFAQRSLLEAEHVMKDIGGLDALHGSLLKIACSEGFAIDFLPGALASFKARHPGVDFSVWVVSPADATRRVRDGDADIALTFSLAPEKGVRVEHTERAPIFALVRHDHPLAMRGEVSLADVARHPHVLPEAGTTVRQLIDIACALDGLLLEPELTSNNTAAMYGYARRTGAVMFTGLLSVRDRCDADGFVVVPVTNPQLRERSIQVQTMAGRDLPASVRAFRDHLIDTMQATSKPSVAARGPRRRPVR; encoded by the coding sequence ATGGCGGCTTTCCTGCATGGCCTGGCGCTGCGCTATTTCGTCGAAGTGGCGCGCACCGGCTCGATCAGCGATGCATCCGCGCGGCTGCATGTGGCGGTGTCGGCGATCAGCCGCCAGATCACGAAGCTCGAGAGCGAACTCGGCGCGCCGTTGTTCGAGCGCCGGCCGCGCGGGATGGCGCTGTCGGAGGCCGGCGAGCGGCTGCTGGCGTTCGCGCAGCGCAGCCTGCTGGAAGCCGAGCACGTGATGAAGGACATCGGCGGGCTCGACGCGCTGCACGGCAGCCTGCTGAAGATCGCGTGCTCCGAAGGGTTCGCGATCGATTTCCTGCCCGGCGCGCTCGCGAGCTTCAAGGCGCGCCATCCGGGCGTCGATTTCTCCGTGTGGGTCGTGTCGCCGGCGGATGCGACGCGGCGCGTGCGCGACGGCGATGCGGACATCGCGCTGACCTTCAGCCTCGCGCCGGAGAAGGGCGTGCGCGTCGAGCACACCGAGCGCGCGCCGATTTTCGCGCTGGTGCGGCACGACCATCCGCTCGCGATGCGCGGCGAGGTGTCGCTCGCCGATGTCGCGCGTCACCCGCACGTGTTGCCCGAGGCCGGCACGACGGTGCGCCAGCTGATCGACATCGCGTGCGCGCTCGACGGGCTGTTGCTCGAGCCCGAACTGACGAGCAACAACACGGCGGCGATGTACGGCTACGCGCGGCGCACGGGTGCGGTGATGTTCACGGGGCTGCTGTCGGTGCGCGACCGTTGCGACGCGGACGGCTTCGTCGTCGTGCCCGTGACGAATCCGCAGCTTCGCGAGCGCAGCATCCAGGTGCAGACGATGGCGGGGCGCGATCTGCCCGCGTCGGTACGGGCGTTTCGCGATCATCTGATCGACACGATGCAGGCCACGTCGAAGCCGTCGGTCGCCGCGCGCGGCCCGAGACGCCGGCCCGTGAGATAA
- a CDS encoding M20 family metallopeptidase yields the protein MSRTAAIQHALNQFESGAFFTTLSRRVGLRTESQESGTGDALRAYLTDEIAPEAARLGFTSRIVDNPVDGGGPFLLASRHEDDALPTVLIYGHGDVVRGYDAQWRAPLSPWTLTADGDRWYGRGSADNKGQHTINLAALASVLDARGGWLGFNAKLLIEMGEETGSPGLDALCRQERDALAADVLIASDGPRIAAARPTVFLGSRGSVNFRLSLRARDGAHHSGNWGGLLRNPAIVLAHALASLVDARGAIRVDGLRPPPITDAVRDALADLSVGGGPGDPALDANWGEPGLSAAERVFGWNTFEILAFKAGNPEYPVNAIPPVAYAHCQLRFVVGTDWEALHAHLRAHLDAHGFADIEIDVERGAPATRLPPDDPWVRWAVASLARTTGKKPAILPNLGGTLPNEVFADTLGLPTLWVPHSYPACSQHAPDEHLLASVVSEGLQMMAGLFWDLGDDAPPVRRAAPAAAGAAL from the coding sequence TTGAGCCGTACCGCCGCCATCCAGCACGCGTTGAACCAGTTCGAATCCGGCGCGTTCTTCACGACCCTGAGCCGCCGCGTCGGCCTGCGCACCGAAAGCCAGGAAAGCGGCACCGGTGACGCGCTGCGCGCGTACCTGACCGACGAGATCGCCCCCGAGGCCGCCCGCCTCGGCTTCACGTCGCGGATCGTCGACAATCCCGTCGACGGCGGCGGCCCATTCCTGCTCGCGTCGCGCCACGAAGACGACGCGCTGCCGACCGTGCTGATCTACGGCCACGGCGACGTCGTGCGCGGCTACGACGCGCAGTGGCGCGCGCCGCTGTCGCCGTGGACGCTGACGGCCGACGGCGATCGCTGGTACGGCCGCGGCAGCGCCGACAACAAGGGCCAGCACACGATCAACCTGGCTGCGCTCGCGAGCGTGCTCGACGCGCGCGGCGGCTGGCTCGGCTTCAACGCGAAGCTGCTGATCGAGATGGGCGAGGAAACCGGCTCGCCGGGACTCGACGCACTGTGCCGCCAGGAACGCGACGCCCTGGCGGCCGATGTCTTGATCGCGTCCGACGGCCCGCGCATCGCCGCCGCGCGCCCGACCGTGTTTCTCGGCTCGCGCGGCTCGGTCAACTTCAGGCTGAGCCTGCGCGCACGAGACGGCGCGCACCACTCCGGCAACTGGGGCGGGCTGCTGCGCAACCCGGCGATCGTGCTCGCGCATGCGCTCGCGAGCCTCGTCGATGCGCGCGGCGCGATTCGCGTCGACGGGCTGCGCCCGCCGCCGATCACGGACGCCGTGCGCGACGCGCTCGCCGATTTGTCCGTCGGCGGCGGCCCCGGCGATCCGGCGCTCGACGCGAACTGGGGCGAACCGGGCCTCTCCGCGGCCGAGCGCGTGTTCGGCTGGAACACGTTCGAGATCCTCGCGTTCAAGGCCGGCAACCCCGAATACCCGGTCAATGCAATCCCGCCCGTCGCGTATGCGCACTGCCAGTTGCGTTTCGTCGTCGGCACCGACTGGGAAGCGCTGCATGCGCACCTGCGCGCACACCTCGATGCGCACGGTTTCGCCGACATCGAGATCGACGTCGAACGCGGCGCACCGGCCACACGCCTGCCGCCGGACGATCCGTGGGTCCGCTGGGCCGTCGCGTCGCTTGCCCGCACCACCGGCAAGAAGCCCGCCATCCTGCCGAATCTCGGCGGCACGCTGCCCAACGAAGTGTTTGCCGACACGCTCGGGCTGCCCACGCTGTGGGTACCGCACTCGTACCCGGCGTGCTCGCAGCACGCGCCCGACGAGCATCTGCTCGCGAGCGTCGTCAGCGAGGGGCTGCAGATGATGGCCGGCCTCTTCTGGGATCTCGGCGACGATGCGCCGCCCGTACGCCGCGCGGCGCCCGCCGCGGCCGGCGCCGCCCTGTAA
- the lexA gene encoding transcriptional repressor LexA, which yields MTKLTARQQQVFDLIRRAIERSGFPPTRAEIAAELGFSSPNAAEEHLRALARKGVIELAAGASRGIRLLGLEDSPHQFTLPHAGLMQLSLPLVGRVAAGSPILAQEHISHHYACDPALFSSKPDYLLKVRGLSMRDAGILDGDLLAVQKRTEAKDGQIIVARLGDDVTVKRLMRRPGGLELIAENPDYENIFVKAGSAEFALEGIAVGLIRSGEL from the coding sequence ATGACCAAACTCACCGCCCGTCAGCAGCAAGTGTTCGACTTGATCCGTCGCGCGATCGAGCGCTCCGGATTCCCTCCCACCCGCGCCGAGATCGCGGCCGAACTGGGCTTCAGCTCGCCGAATGCGGCCGAGGAGCACCTGCGTGCGCTGGCACGCAAGGGCGTGATCGAGCTGGCCGCCGGCGCGTCGCGCGGCATCCGCCTGCTCGGCCTCGAAGATTCCCCGCACCAGTTCACGCTGCCGCACGCCGGCCTGATGCAGCTGTCGCTGCCGCTCGTCGGCCGCGTCGCGGCAGGTAGCCCGATCCTCGCGCAGGAGCACATCTCGCACCATTACGCGTGCGATCCCGCGCTGTTCTCCAGCAAGCCCGACTACCTGCTGAAGGTGCGCGGCCTGTCGATGCGCGACGCCGGCATTCTCGACGGCGACCTCCTCGCCGTGCAGAAGCGCACGGAAGCGAAGGACGGCCAGATCATCGTCGCGCGTCTCGGCGACGACGTCACGGTCAAGCGCCTGATGCGCCGTCCGGGCGGTCTCGAGCTGATCGCGGAGAACCCGGATTACGAAAACATCTTCGTCAAGGCCGGCAGCGCGGAATTCGCGCTGGAAGGCATCGCCGTCGGGCTGATCCGCTCGGGCGAACTCTGA
- a CDS encoding ABC transporter permease yields the protein MDVRNYSAATPSASPRASRFAIAMPANATNWIAVWRRNYLVWRKLALASMFGNLADPMIYLFGLGFGLGLMLGHVDGVSYIAFLAAGTVGSSVMMSASFESMYSGFSRMHVQRTWEAIMHTPLALGDIVLGEIVWGASKAMLSGVAIMLVAGALGYARFPSMLAALPVIALAGLAFASIAMIVTALAPSYDFFMFYQTLVLTPMLLLSGVFFPITQLPPVAQHAAHALPLANAVELIRPAMLGRPATDVALHIAVLAGYAIGGFLLSAWLFRRRMMR from the coding sequence ATGGACGTCCGCAATTATTCCGCCGCCACACCGTCCGCCTCGCCGCGCGCGTCACGCTTCGCGATCGCGATGCCCGCGAACGCAACCAACTGGATCGCCGTATGGCGGCGCAACTATCTCGTCTGGCGCAAGCTCGCGCTCGCGTCGATGTTCGGCAATCTGGCCGATCCGATGATCTATCTGTTCGGGCTGGGTTTCGGGCTCGGCCTGATGCTCGGGCATGTCGACGGCGTGTCGTATATCGCGTTCCTCGCTGCCGGCACGGTCGGGTCGAGCGTGATGATGTCCGCGAGCTTCGAATCGATGTATTCGGGGTTCTCGCGCATGCACGTGCAGCGCACCTGGGAGGCGATCATGCACACGCCGCTCGCGCTCGGCGACATCGTGCTCGGCGAGATCGTCTGGGGAGCCAGCAAGGCCATGCTGTCGGGGGTCGCGATCATGCTCGTCGCGGGCGCGCTCGGCTATGCGCGGTTTCCGTCGATGCTCGCGGCGCTGCCCGTGATCGCGCTCGCGGGCCTCGCGTTTGCAAGCATCGCGATGATCGTCACGGCGCTCGCGCCGTCCTACGATTTCTTCATGTTCTATCAGACGCTCGTGCTGACGCCGATGCTGCTGCTGTCGGGCGTGTTCTTCCCGATCACGCAGTTGCCGCCGGTCGCACAGCATGCGGCGCATGCGCTGCCGCTCGCGAACGCGGTCGAACTGATCCGGCCTGCGATGCTCGGCCGGCCGGCGACCGACGTCGCCCTGCATATCGCGGTGCTCGCCGGCTACGCGATCGGCGGGTTCCTGCTGTCCGCATGGCTGTTCCGGCGGCGGATGATGCGCTGA
- the cysT gene encoding sulfate ABC transporter permease subunit CysT — MTTYTFRKPSALPGFGVTLGITVAYLSLVVLIPLAATFLKTATLSWDQFVTAVTSPRVLASYRLTFSAALGGALINAVFGFLVAWVLVRYTFPFKRLVDAIVDLPFALPTSVAGISLAAVYATNGWVGQYLAPLGIKIAFTPAGVLVALTFIGLPFVVRTVQPVLEDFEREQEEAAACLGASRWLTFRRVVLPAVLPALLTGFALAFARALGEYGSVIFIAGNVPMKSEITSLLIITKLEQYDYAGATALAVVMLVVSFLMLLLINTLQWYLQRRTSKGASGPAPATVTATAAGGQQ; from the coding sequence ATGACGACGTACACCTTTCGCAAGCCGAGCGCGCTGCCCGGTTTCGGCGTGACGCTCGGCATCACGGTGGCTTATTTGAGCCTCGTGGTGCTGATTCCGCTCGCCGCCACGTTCCTGAAGACCGCGACGCTGTCGTGGGACCAGTTCGTCACCGCCGTCACGTCGCCGCGCGTGCTCGCGTCGTACCGGCTGACGTTCTCGGCCGCGCTCGGCGGCGCCCTGATCAACGCCGTGTTCGGCTTCCTCGTCGCGTGGGTGCTCGTGCGCTACACGTTTCCGTTCAAGCGGCTCGTCGATGCAATCGTCGACCTGCCGTTCGCGCTGCCGACGTCGGTCGCGGGCATCTCGCTCGCGGCCGTCTACGCGACCAACGGCTGGGTCGGCCAGTATCTGGCGCCGCTCGGCATCAAGATCGCGTTCACGCCGGCCGGCGTGCTGGTCGCGCTGACCTTCATCGGGCTGCCGTTCGTCGTGCGCACCGTACAGCCGGTGCTCGAGGATTTCGAGCGCGAGCAGGAAGAGGCCGCAGCGTGCCTCGGCGCATCGCGCTGGCTGACGTTCCGCCGTGTCGTGCTGCCGGCCGTGCTGCCGGCGCTTCTCACCGGTTTCGCGCTCGCGTTCGCGCGTGCGCTCGGCGAATACGGCTCGGTGATCTTCATCGCCGGCAACGTGCCGATGAAATCCGAGATCACGTCGCTGCTGATCATCACGAAACTCGAGCAGTACGACTACGCGGGCGCGACCGCGCTCGCGGTCGTGATGCTGGTCGTGTCGTTCCTGATGCTGCTGCTGATCAACACGCTGCAGTGGTATCTGCAGCGCCGCACGAGCAAGGGCGCAAGCGGCCCCGCGCCGGCAACCGTCACCGCAACTGCCGCAGGAGGCCAGCAATGA
- a CDS encoding universal stress protein, which yields MASYNKILLCYDGSLEGRKALRCGANLALDLKAETHLLSVVDMRSSIAQSAGLLTDVACGRFEETAREILQEGVNWLRERGVQAEGHFAFGYPIDEIANLASELKVDLVVVGHRCRSGLSRWWMGSGNTQLLDRVNCSILVACSSAEEQKAEIAREREAATASGK from the coding sequence ATGGCTAGCTACAACAAGATTTTGCTGTGTTACGACGGTTCGCTCGAAGGGCGCAAGGCGCTGCGTTGCGGCGCCAATCTCGCACTCGACCTGAAGGCTGAAACGCATTTGCTGTCGGTGGTCGACATGCGATCGAGCATTGCGCAGAGTGCCGGCCTGCTGACCGATGTTGCGTGCGGCCGCTTCGAGGAAACCGCACGCGAGATTCTGCAGGAAGGCGTGAACTGGTTGCGCGAGCGCGGCGTGCAGGCCGAAGGTCATTTCGCGTTCGGCTATCCGATCGACGAAATCGCGAATCTCGCGTCGGAACTGAAGGTCGACCTCGTCGTCGTCGGCCACCGGTGCCGCAGCGGGTTGTCGAGATGGTGGATGGGGTCGGGCAATACGCAACTCCTCGATCGCGTGAACTGCAGCATTCTGGTGGCGTGTTCGTCGGCCGAAGAGCAGAAGGCTGAAATCGCGCGCGAGCGTGAAGCGGCCACCGCAAGCGGCAAATGA
- the mnmH gene encoding tRNA 2-selenouridine(34) synthase MnmH codes for MKNLIVTLDRAGEFDEIIDVRTPLEFAEDHIPGALNAPVLSNEERVLVGTMYRQVSPYEATRVGAAIVARNIARHLDTTFADRPRNWRPLIYCWRGGKRSGSMTTWFNLIGWQARQLDGGYKSYRRSVCETLDTLPTRFRYIALVGHTGCGKTRLLNALHDAGAQTLDLEALACHRGSLLGALPGTPQPSQKGFDSGLVETLGRFDPEWPVFVESESRKIGLVQLPIALLDAFHAGPWVQVDAAHDERIAFLLDDYGHLFDEPAAFKGQLHRLIGLHSREEVAHWNALIDANARAELFAALIDKHYDPAYARTHRAAYDKPNRALTFAFRPNAADVRDQARALLSQLAQAGLPASAAIAAGGASGTDKNQSTTTR; via the coding sequence TTGAAGAACCTGATTGTCACCCTCGATCGCGCCGGCGAGTTCGACGAGATCATCGACGTGCGCACGCCGCTCGAATTCGCCGAGGATCATATCCCCGGCGCACTGAACGCGCCCGTGCTCAGCAACGAGGAGCGCGTGCTCGTCGGGACGATGTACCGGCAGGTGTCGCCTTACGAGGCGACCCGCGTCGGCGCGGCGATCGTCGCGCGCAACATCGCGCGCCATCTCGACACGACGTTCGCCGACCGTCCGCGCAACTGGCGGCCGCTGATCTACTGCTGGCGCGGCGGCAAGCGTTCAGGCTCGATGACGACCTGGTTCAACCTGATCGGCTGGCAGGCGCGCCAGCTCGACGGCGGGTACAAGTCGTACCGTCGTTCGGTGTGCGAGACGCTCGACACGCTGCCGACGCGCTTTCGCTACATCGCGCTGGTCGGCCATACCGGCTGCGGCAAGACGCGCCTGCTGAACGCGTTGCACGACGCGGGCGCACAGACGCTCGATCTCGAAGCGCTCGCATGCCATCGGGGCTCGCTGCTCGGCGCACTGCCGGGCACGCCGCAACCGTCGCAGAAGGGGTTCGATTCGGGGCTCGTCGAAACGCTCGGGCGTTTCGACCCCGAATGGCCGGTGTTCGTCGAATCGGAAAGCCGCAAGATCGGGCTCGTGCAGTTGCCGATCGCATTGCTCGACGCGTTTCACGCGGGGCCGTGGGTGCAGGTCGATGCGGCGCACGACGAGCGCATTGCATTCCTGCTCGACGATTACGGCCACCTGTTCGACGAACCGGCCGCGTTCAAGGGGCAACTGCATCGGCTGATCGGCTTGCACAGCCGCGAAGAGGTGGCGCACTGGAATGCGCTGATCGATGCGAACGCGCGGGCCGAATTGTTCGCCGCGCTGATCGACAAGCATTACGATCCCGCTTATGCGCGCACCCACCGTGCGGCATACGACAAGCCGAACCGGGCGCTGACGTTCGCTTTCCGGCCCAACGCGGCCGATGTGCGCGATCAGGCGCGCGCGTTGCTGAGCCAGCTTGCGCAGGCAGGGCTGCCCGCGTCGGCCGCGATTGCGGCAGGCGGGGCATCCGGAACCGATAAAAACCAATCGACGACCACACGATGA
- the nodI gene encoding nodulation factor ABC transporter ATP-binding protein NodI yields the protein MSVAPIDFRNVEKRYGDKLVVNGLSFHVQAGECYGLLGPNGAGKTTTLKMLLGLAQPDAGTISLCGEPVPSRARHARQRVGVVPQFDNLDPDFTVRENLLVFSRYFGMSAQAARTLVQPLLEFAKLENKADAKVGELSGGMKRRLTLARALVNDPDVLVLDEPTTGLDPQARHLMWERLRSLLARGKTILITTHFMEEAERLCDRLCVIEEGRKIAEGAPHALIESEIGCDVIEIYGPDPAALRDELAAFAKHTEISGETLFCYVSDPEPLSARLKGRPGLRYLHRPANLEDVFLRLTGREMQD from the coding sequence ATGTCCGTCGCACCGATCGATTTCCGTAACGTCGAAAAGCGCTATGGCGACAAACTCGTCGTCAACGGCCTGTCCTTCCACGTGCAGGCCGGCGAATGCTACGGCCTGCTCGGGCCGAACGGCGCCGGCAAGACCACGACGCTGAAGATGCTGCTCGGCCTCGCGCAACCCGATGCAGGCACCATTTCGCTATGCGGCGAACCGGTTCCATCGCGTGCGCGGCATGCGCGCCAGCGTGTCGGTGTCGTCCCCCAGTTCGACAATCTCGACCCCGATTTCACCGTGCGCGAGAACCTGCTCGTGTTCAGCCGCTATTTCGGGATGTCCGCGCAGGCTGCCCGCACGCTCGTGCAACCGCTGCTCGAATTCGCGAAGCTCGAGAACAAGGCCGACGCGAAGGTCGGCGAGTTGTCGGGCGGCATGAAGCGCCGCCTCACGCTCGCCCGCGCGCTCGTCAACGATCCCGATGTGCTGGTGCTCGACGAGCCGACGACGGGCCTCGATCCGCAGGCGCGACACCTGATGTGGGAGCGGCTGCGCTCGCTGCTCGCGCGCGGCAAGACGATCCTCATCACCACGCACTTCATGGAAGAAGCCGAACGCCTGTGCGACCGGCTGTGCGTGATCGAGGAAGGCCGCAAGATCGCGGAAGGCGCGCCGCATGCATTGATCGAATCGGAAATCGGCTGCGACGTGATCGAAATCTACGGGCCCGATCCAGCCGCCCTGCGCGACGAGCTCGCGGCGTTCGCAAAGCACACCGAGATCAGCGGCGAGACGCTGTTCTGCTACGTGAGCGACCCCGAGCCGCTCAGTGCGCGACTCAAGGGTCGTCCGGGGTTGCGCTATCTGCATCGCCCGGCCAATCTGGAGGATGTGTTCCTGCGGCTCACGGGCCGCGAAATGCAGGACTGA
- a CDS encoding permease, whose translation MTTTRTQPSPALGWMTFLLIAVAGLFYVKWFPYYNKAFVAAEHHSIGQSILMGTSATAPEPSLKAALDYAWAYGKAIWQAMVLGLLLGSAVQALLPAHWVARVLGRTGFGSVAAGGLLSLPGMMCTCCAAPVVAGLRARHASPGGAVAFWLGNTVLNPAALVFMGFVLGWHWSALRLVLGIAMVFGIGYLLNRIARPEDRSIDDAQLAALAAEQAAAGNPFVRWMKLLARMAVRLVPEYIVLVLLLGAARAWLFPHIGPDIGNHLGWIVAFAVAGMLFVIPTAGEVPIIQAMLSLGMGVGPAAALLMTLPPISVPSLAMLARSFKPYMLAIVAILVVVFGIASGLLAIALGF comes from the coding sequence ATGACGACCACACGCACCCAACCCAGTCCGGCCCTCGGCTGGATGACCTTCCTGCTGATCGCAGTCGCGGGACTGTTCTATGTGAAATGGTTCCCGTACTACAACAAGGCGTTCGTTGCCGCCGAGCATCATTCGATCGGCCAGTCGATCCTGATGGGCACGTCGGCAACCGCCCCCGAGCCGTCGCTGAAGGCCGCGCTCGACTACGCGTGGGCGTACGGCAAGGCGATCTGGCAGGCAATGGTGCTCGGTCTGCTGCTCGGTTCGGCCGTGCAGGCGCTGCTGCCCGCGCACTGGGTCGCGCGCGTGCTCGGTCGCACGGGCTTCGGCAGCGTTGCCGCGGGCGGCCTGCTGTCGTTGCCCGGGATGATGTGCACGTGCTGCGCGGCGCCGGTCGTCGCGGGCTTGCGTGCGCGCCATGCGTCGCCCGGCGGCGCGGTCGCGTTCTGGCTCGGCAACACGGTGCTGAATCCGGCGGCGCTGGTCTTCATGGGCTTCGTGCTCGGCTGGCACTGGAGCGCGCTGCGCCTCGTGCTCGGCATCGCGATGGTGTTCGGGATCGGGTATCTGCTGAACCGCATTGCCCGTCCGGAAGACCGCAGCATCGACGACGCGCAACTCGCTGCACTGGCCGCCGAGCAGGCCGCGGCCGGCAATCCGTTCGTCCGCTGGATGAAGCTGCTGGCCCGCATGGCCGTGCGGCTCGTGCCCGAATACATCGTGCTCGTGCTGCTGCTCGGCGCCGCGCGCGCATGGCTGTTCCCGCACATCGGCCCGGACATCGGCAACCATCTCGGCTGGATCGTCGCGTTCGCGGTCGCGGGCATGCTGTTCGTGATCCCGACGGCGGGCGAGGTGCCGATCATCCAGGCGATGCTGTCGCTCGGCATGGGCGTCGGCCCGGCCGCCGCGCTGCTGATGACGCTGCCGCCGATCAGCGTGCCGTCGCTCGCGATGCTCGCGCGTTCGTTCAAGCCGTACATGCTGGCGATCGTCGCGATCCTCGTGGTCGTGTTCGGGATCGCGAGCGGATTGCTCGCGATCGCGCTCGGGTTCTGA
- a CDS encoding DUF2939 domain-containing protein, producing the protein MTGSSGRAWRLKPLLIVVLAIAVVAAIGYAYASPYVALGRLKSAIDARDAQAISEYVDFPSLRISLKQQVTEELMRRIDAVKKNNPLAMIGALIGSALIGPLVDAYATPEGVAALMSGLPPRGNPGERPPEWSNLPQGTSSGNASASTQAGPVPASATAPGSDTASVAASSPAPATPAPASPSDAAHPPHQQQTSAGYRNIDEFVVTYQRSADGTRYAAIFHRFGLFSWKLSAINLHA; encoded by the coding sequence GTGACTGGATCGTCGGGCCGCGCATGGCGGCTCAAGCCCTTGCTGATCGTCGTGCTGGCCATCGCCGTCGTGGCGGCGATCGGCTACGCATACGCGTCACCGTACGTCGCGCTCGGTCGCCTGAAATCGGCGATCGATGCGCGCGATGCGCAGGCCATCAGTGAGTATGTCGATTTTCCGTCGCTGCGCATCAGCCTGAAGCAGCAGGTCACGGAAGAGTTGATGCGCCGGATCGACGCGGTGAAGAAAAACAATCCGCTCGCGATGATCGGTGCGCTGATCGGGTCCGCGCTGATCGGCCCGCTGGTCGACGCGTACGCCACCCCGGAGGGCGTGGCCGCGCTGATGAGCGGATTGCCGCCGCGCGGCAATCCGGGCGAGCGTCCGCCCGAATGGTCGAACCTGCCGCAAGGCACTTCATCGGGCAATGCGTCGGCCTCAACGCAGGCCGGCCCGGTGCCTGCAAGCGCAACCGCTCCCGGCAGCGACACGGCTTCCGTGGCCGCATCATCGCCGGCACCGGCCACTCCCGCACCAGCCAGCCCGAGCGATGCAGCACATCCGCCGCATCAGCAGCAAACAAGCGCCGGCTACCGGAACATCGACGAATTCGTCGTGACCTACCAGCGCAGCGCCGACGGCACGCGCTATGCGGCGATATTCCACCGCTTCGGCCTGTTTTCGTGGAAGTTGTCCGCGATCAACCTGCATGCGTAG
- a CDS encoding sulfate ABC transporter substrate-binding protein encodes MAKRNTGLVGGVGRLIATLALGAAAALGVATHAQADTTFLNVSYDPTRELYQDFNQAFGKEWKAKTGETVNFKQSHGGSGAQARSVLDGLQADVVTLALAYDIDALANKGLVNKDWQKRLPDNASPYTSTIVFLVRKGNPKGIKDWEDLTKPGISIVTPNPKTSGGARWNYLAAWAYAQHKPGGNEQTAKEFVTKLYKNAGVLDSGARGATTSFVQRGIGDVLIAWENEAFLSVKEFGTDKFEIVVPSVSILAEPPVAVVDKVVDKKGTRKLAEAYLNFLYSPQGQEIAARNYYRPRSKNVPAELTKQFPKLKLYTVDDTFGGWTNAQKTHFADGGVFDSIYKPQ; translated from the coding sequence ATGGCGAAGCGCAATACGGGGCTGGTGGGCGGAGTGGGCCGCCTGATCGCAACACTCGCGCTGGGCGCGGCGGCGGCGCTGGGCGTCGCGACGCACGCGCAGGCCGATACGACTTTCCTGAACGTGTCGTACGACCCGACGCGCGAGCTGTATCAGGATTTCAACCAGGCGTTCGGCAAGGAGTGGAAGGCGAAGACGGGCGAGACGGTCAACTTCAAGCAGTCGCACGGTGGCTCGGGCGCGCAGGCGCGTTCGGTGCTCGACGGCCTGCAGGCCGACGTCGTCACGCTGGCGCTCGCGTACGACATCGACGCGCTCGCGAACAAGGGGCTCGTGAACAAGGACTGGCAGAAGCGCCTGCCCGACAACGCGTCGCCGTACACGTCGACGATCGTGTTCCTCGTGCGCAAGGGCAATCCGAAGGGGATCAAGGACTGGGAAGACCTGACCAAGCCGGGCATCTCGATCGTCACGCCGAACCCGAAGACGTCGGGCGGCGCGCGCTGGAACTACCTGGCCGCGTGGGCGTATGCGCAGCACAAGCCGGGCGGCAACGAGCAGACGGCGAAGGAATTCGTCACGAAGCTCTACAAGAACGCAGGCGTGCTCGATTCGGGCGCACGGGGCGCGACGACGAGCTTCGTGCAGCGCGGGATCGGCGACGTGCTGATCGCGTGGGAAAACGAGGCGTTCCTGTCGGTGAAGGAGTTCGGCACCGACAAGTTCGAAATCGTCGTGCCGTCGGTGAGCATCCTGGCCGAGCCGCCCGTCGCGGTGGTCGACAAGGTGGTCGACAAGAAGGGCACGCGCAAGCTGGCCGAAGCGTACCTGAACTTCCTGTACAGCCCGCAGGGCCAGGAGATCGCGGCGCGCAACTACTACCGGCCGCGCTCGAAGAACGTGCCGGCGGAGCTGACGAAGCAGTTCCCGAAGCTGAAGCTGTACACGGTCGACGATACCTTCGGCGGCTGGACGAATGCGCAGAAGACGCATTTCGCGGACGGCGGCGTGTTCGATTCGATCTACAAGCCGCAGTAA